The Caldanaerovirga acetigignens genome contains the following window.
ATGCCCCGAGAGTATCGAGCGCTTTCGCGGCTATGTTTATTGCCCCCACCCTGTCCGCATCAGACTGGTATCCACACTTTACGCATTTAAACCAGCCTTGGATCTTCCGGTTATACCGGGAAACATTCCCGCACTTCGGACAAGTCTTGGAGGTCTCCTTGGGATCGACGTAGATTACAGGCACTCCGGCAAGGGCTGCCTTGTATTCGATGAACGAGGCCAGCTCCTTAAAGTT
Protein-coding sequences here:
- a CDS encoding zinc ribbon domain-containing protein, producing the protein MPVIYVDPKETSKTCPKCGNVSRYNRKIQGWFKCVKCGYQSDADRVGAINIAAKALDTLGA